From the Rhodoferax mekongensis genome, one window contains:
- a CDS encoding TRAP transporter large permease, whose translation MTLGLWILVAVLLAGLLLRMPIGFSMLAAGIGYLLAKGQDVGLVAEQVGNGLYNSYVLLAVPLFVFAANIMNAGTVSERIFDFCRILVGRMRGGLAQVDILVSVIFSGMSGSAIADAAGPGLVTIRQMLKKPEYTRGFAGAVVVASATLGPIIPPSIPMVIYALVSGASVGALFLGGVVPGFLMAGLMMFVVHIIAVKRNMPRDEPVPRSEWAGLIFRGALPLSMPIVLLGGIYSGAFTPTEAAAVAALHALILAAVVFRALTWRSFWGVVMESARGSAVITLILAGSFMLNYAFTAEGVPQSMAMWVDSMHLSKIQFLLLVNVMFLVLGCFLDVSVLLLVFVPMLLPAAKLLGVDLVHFGVLVVLNMMIGLIHPPFGMLLFVTKALTGIPIGEMMKEGWPFLVLLLCLLLAMTCFPQIVLWLPQTMGYVTQ comes from the coding sequence ATGACATTGGGACTCTGGATTTTGGTAGCGGTTCTTCTCGCCGGCTTGCTCTTGCGTATGCCCATCGGCTTTTCGATGCTGGCTGCGGGCATCGGCTACCTCCTGGCCAAGGGCCAGGACGTAGGTCTGGTAGCCGAGCAAGTGGGCAACGGCCTGTACAACAGCTACGTGCTCCTGGCGGTACCGCTTTTTGTATTCGCCGCCAACATCATGAATGCCGGCACCGTGAGCGAGCGCATTTTTGACTTTTGCCGCATCCTGGTTGGCCGTATGCGGGGAGGCTTGGCACAAGTCGACATTCTGGTGAGCGTGATCTTTTCAGGTATGAGCGGAAGTGCGATTGCAGATGCTGCCGGTCCCGGTCTGGTCACCATCCGCCAGATGCTCAAAAAGCCGGAATACACCCGCGGGTTTGCCGGTGCCGTCGTGGTGGCCAGCGCAACACTGGGGCCCATCATCCCGCCCTCGATCCCCATGGTGATTTATGCGCTGGTGTCCGGTGCTTCGGTCGGCGCCTTGTTTTTGGGCGGTGTAGTGCCCGGCTTTCTGATGGCTGGCCTGATGATGTTTGTGGTGCACATCATCGCGGTCAAACGCAACATGCCGCGTGACGAACCGGTGCCCCGTTCTGAATGGGCCGGGCTCATTTTCCGCGGTGCGTTGCCGCTGTCCATGCCCATCGTCCTGCTAGGCGGCATTTACTCAGGCGCTTTCACGCCCACCGAAGCTGCGGCAGTGGCTGCCTTGCATGCACTCATCCTCGCCGCCGTGGTGTTCCGAGCGCTCACCTGGCGCAGCTTCTGGGGTGTGGTGATGGAGTCTGCACGCGGCAGCGCAGTCATCACGCTGATCTTGGCCGGCTCCTTCATGCTGAACTACGCCTTCACCGCCGAGGGCGTGCCCCAAAGCATGGCGATGTGGGTCGACAGCATGCACCTGTCCAAAATCCAGTTCCTGTTGCTGGTGAACGTCATGTTTCTGGTGTTGGGCTGTTTTTTGGACGTGTCCGTCTTGCTCTTGGTCTTCGTGCCCATGCTGCTCCCGGCTGCCAAATTGCTCGGAGTAGACTTGGTGCATTTTGGTGTGCTGGTGGTCCTGAACATGATGATCGGCTTGATCCACCCCCCCTTCGGCATGTTGCTGTTTGTCACCAAGGCACTCACCGGGATTCCTATCGGCGAGATGATGAAGGAAGGCTGGCCCTTCCTGGTCTTGCTGCTCTGCCTGCTGCTGGCAATGACTTGCTTTCCTCAGATCGTACTGTGGCTACCGCAGACCATGGGCTACGTGACCCAATAG
- a CDS encoding sialic acid TRAP transporter substrate-binding protein SiaP, translated as MTTTRLNRRTLLGAAAAMGAAALPALPAMAQTKTVLRISTPAVPDDWHAKMWTVFKEQLEKTAPGEFDVQINLNATLFKQGTEPAAMARGNLELSSISAFDIAKLFPEFSIFTAGYVVRDPDQQQKIFNGPIGAELFKAVSEKMEVTPLATVYLGTRQVNLREAKPVKTPADLKGVKLRMPGSKEWLFLGEALGATATPLAFGEVYMGLKTGTIDGQDNPLPSVRAAKFYEVTKQIVLTSHLVDGIFIAISNKSFNALSPAQKQKVTAAAQAAAAYNNENRIKEEGQLVEFFKKEGLQVSTPDVDAFRKSVQATYQASDYAKVWPKGLLDRINATK; from the coding sequence ATGACCACTACCCGACTGAATCGCCGCACCCTGCTGGGCGCCGCTGCCGCAATGGGCGCTGCTGCGCTGCCCGCATTGCCGGCCATGGCACAGACCAAGACCGTGCTGCGCATCTCCACCCCCGCAGTGCCCGACGACTGGCACGCCAAGATGTGGACTGTCTTCAAGGAACAACTGGAGAAAACGGCCCCCGGCGAGTTTGATGTCCAGATCAACCTGAACGCCACCCTGTTCAAGCAAGGCACCGAGCCTGCCGCCATGGCCCGCGGCAACCTGGAGCTGTCCAGCATTTCGGCCTTTGACATTGCCAAGCTCTTTCCCGAGTTCTCCATCTTCACCGCCGGCTACGTGGTGCGCGACCCGGACCAGCAACAAAAGATTTTCAACGGCCCCATTGGTGCGGAGTTGTTCAAGGCTGTGTCTGAAAAAATGGAAGTCACACCGCTGGCCACCGTCTATTTGGGCACCCGTCAGGTCAATCTGCGCGAAGCCAAGCCGGTCAAAACACCTGCAGACCTGAAAGGTGTGAAACTGCGCATGCCCGGCTCCAAAGAGTGGTTGTTCCTGGGCGAAGCACTGGGTGCCACCGCCACACCGCTGGCATTCGGCGAGGTGTACATGGGGCTCAAGACCGGCACCATCGACGGACAGGACAATCCCCTGCCCTCGGTACGCGCTGCCAAGTTTTACGAAGTCACCAAACAAATCGTGTTGACCAGCCACCTGGTAGACGGCATCTTTATCGCCATCTCCAACAAGAGCTTCAATGCACTCTCGCCCGCGCAAAAGCAAAAGGTGACAGCAGCCGCTCAAGCTGCAGCTGCCTACAACAACGAGAACCGCATCAAGGAAGAAGGCCAGCTCGTCGAATTCTTCAAGAAGGAAGGCCTGCAGGTATCAACCCCTGATGTGGATGCATTCCGCAAGTCCGTCCAAGCCACTTACCAAGCGTCTGACTACGCCAAAGTGTGGCCCAAGGGCTTGCTCGATCGCATCAACGCGACCAAATAA
- a CDS encoding PLP-dependent aminotransferase family protein, with amino-acid sequence MLTLSPDIATPLVSQIVDGLRGLIAGQVLKPGTKLPSIRAFAVAHNVSVFTVVEAYDRLVAQGWLVSRAHSGFFVKRREEGGSVGAPAREVETPRFDASWYLKQIFENRNLPLKPGCGWLPHDWLFGDAVRRSMRHLSSDGSELDGYGLPYGHMALRMIIAESLAEHQISADAGQVLLTHGSSQGLDLVARCLLKPGDTVLVDDPGYPNLLFMLRFWGVDVVGVPRTGVGYDLAALEAILTTRKPKAFFTQPRLQSPTCSVASVAQLHRLLQLAELHDFVLVENDIYADMDATSRTTLASLDQLRRVVYVGSYSKTISPNLRVGYLLARPDLSAQFVQLKMIAGLTSSDIAERITFGAITDGRWRKHLKSLRDRLGEAHRQVSRRLLGLGFEIFHEPEAGMYLWARHPDIADSAVLSQSATQEGIMLGPGQLFLVEPRPTGWLRFNVAFCADERLWRFLDQRILVGQSAEHA; translated from the coding sequence ATGCTCACACTCAGTCCCGACATTGCTACCCCCCTGGTCAGCCAGATCGTGGACGGGCTGCGCGGGCTGATTGCGGGGCAGGTGCTCAAGCCCGGTACCAAGTTGCCCTCCATCCGCGCATTTGCGGTGGCGCATAACGTCAGCGTATTTACGGTGGTCGAGGCCTATGACCGCTTGGTCGCCCAAGGATGGCTGGTCTCGCGGGCCCATTCCGGCTTTTTCGTAAAGCGGCGTGAGGAGGGCGGCAGCGTAGGGGCACCAGCCCGCGAAGTGGAAACGCCCCGTTTTGATGCAAGCTGGTACCTCAAGCAGATTTTCGAGAACCGGAACCTGCCGTTAAAGCCCGGTTGCGGCTGGTTGCCGCATGATTGGTTGTTCGGTGATGCCGTGCGCCGCAGCATGCGCCATCTCTCCAGCGATGGCTCTGAATTGGACGGCTATGGCCTGCCCTATGGCCACATGGCCTTGCGCATGATCATTGCGGAGTCATTGGCCGAACACCAGATTTCGGCAGACGCCGGCCAGGTGTTGTTGACCCATGGCTCCAGCCAAGGGCTGGATCTGGTGGCGCGCTGCCTGCTCAAGCCGGGCGACACGGTACTGGTAGACGATCCGGGCTACCCCAATCTCTTGTTCATGTTGCGCTTCTGGGGCGTGGACGTGGTCGGCGTGCCGCGCACGGGCGTGGGCTACGACCTCGCTGCTCTGGAGGCCATTCTGACAACCCGCAAGCCCAAGGCCTTCTTCACCCAACCCCGTTTGCAGAGTCCTACCTGTTCGGTTGCTTCGGTGGCGCAGTTGCATCGCTTGTTGCAACTGGCGGAGCTGCACGATTTTGTGCTGGTCGAAAACGACATTTATGCCGACATGGATGCGACTTCACGCACCACGCTGGCCAGTCTGGATCAGCTGCGTCGCGTGGTGTATGTGGGCAGTTATTCAAAAACCATTTCGCCCAACCTGCGTGTGGGTTACTTGTTGGCCCGGCCTGATTTGTCAGCGCAATTCGTGCAGCTGAAGATGATTGCCGGACTGACGTCCTCCGATATTGCCGAGCGGATTACCTTCGGCGCGATTACGGATGGCCGCTGGCGCAAGCACCTGAAGTCGCTGCGGGACCGCTTGGGCGAAGCACACCGCCAAGTCAGTCGCAGGCTGCTGGGTCTGGGTTTTGAGATCTTTCATGAGCCTGAGGCCGGCATGTACCTGTGGGCCCGGCACCCCGACATCGCAGACAGCGCCGTGCTGTCACAGTCAGCGACTCAGGAAGGCATCATGTTGGGGCCCGGCCAGTTATTCCTGGTGGAGCCCCGGCCGACCGGATGGCTGCGCTTCAATGTGGCATTTTGCGCGGATGAGCGCCTGTGGCGCTTTCTGGACCAGCGGATCCTGGTGGGGCAAAGCGCCGAACACGCCTGA
- a CDS encoding TRAP transporter small permease, whose amino-acid sequence MLRRLQQAANLLGGGLFLTLFIVFIIQITARFGFNKPLPWTDEAAVILYVWVILWGAAAVVPEREHVVFDLLWNSVNYRSRQVMRIAGSLLIGGLSAAAIPASWDYVHFMAREGSPVLGVSFMWIFMPFVFLLIALVIRSAWAIGNAVRGIGLEAELRI is encoded by the coding sequence ATGTTGCGACGCTTGCAACAGGCCGCCAACCTCTTGGGCGGCGGCCTTTTCCTGACCCTGTTCATCGTTTTCATCATCCAGATCACGGCGCGTTTCGGTTTCAACAAGCCCTTGCCGTGGACCGATGAAGCCGCGGTGATTCTGTATGTGTGGGTGATTCTTTGGGGTGCCGCGGCCGTGGTGCCCGAGCGCGAACATGTAGTGTTTGATTTGCTGTGGAACAGCGTCAACTACCGTAGCCGCCAGGTCATGCGCATTGCAGGCAGCCTGCTGATTGGCGGCCTATCTGCTGCGGCCATCCCTGCCAGCTGGGACTATGTGCACTTCATGGCGCGCGAAGGCTCGCCGGTTTTGGGCGTTTCTTTCATGTGGATTTTTATGCCCTTTGTATTCCTGCTGATCGCTTTGGTCATCCGCAGTGCATGGGCCATCGGGAACGCGGTGCGCGGCATCGGGTTGGAAGCGGAGCTGCGCATATGA
- a CDS encoding fumarylacetoacetate hydrolase family protein yields MQLTPDNTLPADAGHATLLGRIWRPELQGPSVVTVRDGMVIDISISFPTARDVCETTDPARALRAAHGEIVCSVQSLLANSSAASRDAALPWLLAPCDLQAIKAAGVTFATSMLERVIEEKARGNPAAASAIRTEIQSLIGDDLSKLKPGSEQAMALKQVLIAQGAWSQYLEVGIGPDAEIFTKAPVLAAVGCGDDAGLHPASHWNNPEPEVVLAINSRGEVVGATLGNDVNLRDVEGRSALLLGKAKDNNASASVGPFIRLFDEEFTINDVRSAELTLRVEGADGFVMDGYSSMARISRDPLDLAAQLIGPHHQYPDGAMLFLGTLFAPVQDRDAPGSGFTHKLDDVVTIHSAKLGTLRNRMRHCDQCPPWTFSASQLMRNLAKRGLL; encoded by the coding sequence ATGCAACTCACTCCTGACAACACCCTGCCGGCCGATGCTGGCCACGCCACTCTGTTGGGCCGTATCTGGCGGCCTGAACTACAAGGCCCCAGTGTGGTGACCGTACGCGATGGCATGGTGATCGACATCAGCATCAGCTTCCCCACGGCCCGTGATGTATGCGAAACCACCGATCCGGCCCGCGCCCTGCGCGCAGCCCATGGGGAGATTGTTTGCAGTGTGCAAAGCCTGCTGGCCAACAGCAGCGCTGCCAGCAGGGACGCTGCCTTGCCTTGGCTGTTGGCCCCCTGTGATCTGCAAGCCATCAAGGCAGCCGGGGTGACCTTTGCCACGTCCATGCTGGAACGGGTGATTGAAGAGAAAGCCAGAGGCAATCCGGCGGCGGCGAGCGCCATACGCACTGAAATCCAGTCACTGATCGGCGACGACCTGTCCAAACTCAAACCAGGCTCTGAGCAGGCCATGGCACTCAAACAAGTGCTGATTGCACAAGGTGCCTGGAGCCAGTACCTCGAAGTCGGCATCGGCCCTGATGCAGAGATTTTCACGAAAGCTCCGGTACTGGCCGCTGTGGGCTGCGGGGACGACGCGGGCTTGCACCCCGCATCGCACTGGAATAACCCCGAACCGGAAGTCGTGCTCGCTATTAACTCGCGCGGCGAAGTCGTGGGTGCCACGCTGGGCAACGATGTGAACCTGCGTGATGTGGAAGGCCGCTCAGCACTTCTACTGGGTAAAGCCAAGGACAACAACGCTTCGGCGTCGGTAGGGCCCTTCATTCGCTTGTTTGACGAGGAATTCACCATCAACGACGTGCGCAGCGCTGAACTGACATTGCGTGTGGAAGGCGCTGACGGTTTTGTGATGGATGGCTATTCATCCATGGCACGCATCAGCCGTGACCCGCTGGACCTTGCCGCCCAGCTGATAGGTCCGCATCACCAATACCCGGATGGAGCCATGCTGTTCTTGGGCACTTTGTTTGCGCCTGTCCAGGACCGGGATGCCCCGGGCAGCGGCTTTACCCACAAGTTGGACGATGTGGTCACCATCCACAGCGCCAAACTGGGGACCCTGCGCAACCGCATGCGGCACTGCGACCAGTGCCCGCCTTGGACATTCAGCGCATCACAATTGATGCGCAACTTGGCAAAGAGGGGCTTGCTGTAA